The following are from one region of the Populus trichocarpa isolate Nisqually-1 chromosome 8, P.trichocarpa_v4.1, whole genome shotgun sequence genome:
- the LOC7487962 gene encoding triosephosphate isomerase, cytosolic: MARKFFVGGNWKCNGTSEEVKKIVSALNNSQVPSSDVVEVVVSPPFVFLPLVKSTLRPDFHVAAQNCWVKKGGAFTGEVSAEMLVNLDIPWVILGHSERRSLLNESNEFVGDKVAYALSQGLKVIACVGETLEQREAGSTVEVVAAQTKAIAARVSNWADVVLAYEPVWAIGTGKVATPAQAQEVHYELRKWLQENTSPEVAATTRIIYGGSVSGANCKELAAKPDVDGFLVGGASLKPEFNDIIKSAEVKKSA; the protein is encoded by the exons ATGGCCAGGAAGTTCTTTGTTGGCGGAAACTGGAAATGC AATGGAACCAGCGAAGAAGTGAAGAAGATAGTGTCAGCCCTCAACAATTCCCAAGTACCTTCATCTGATGTTGTTG AGGTTGTTGTAAGCCCTCCATTTGTGTTTCTCCCTCTGGTGAAAAGTACGTTGAGGCCTGATTTTCATGTCGCGGCTCAAAATTGTTGGGTTAAGAAAGGAGGTGCTTTCACCGGTGAAGTCAG TGCCGAGATGCTTGTGAATCTGGATATTCCCTGGGTCATTCTTGGTCACTCCGAAAGGAGAAGTCTCCTAAATGAATCAAATGAG TTTGTGGGGGATAAGGTTGCATATGCACTATCTCAAGGGTTGAAGGTGATAGCTTGTGTTGGTGAGACTCTTGAGCAGCGGGAAGCAGGATCTACCGTGGAGGTTGTTGCTGCACAAACCAAAGCAATTGCAG CGCGAGTATCAAACTGGGCTGATGTTGTCTTGGCCTATGAGCCTGTGTGGGCTATTGGAACAGGGAAGGTTGCAACTCCTGCTCAGGCACAGGAG GTGCATTATGAACTGAGGAAATGGCTTCAAGAAAATACCAGCCCTGAAGTTGCTGCGACAACCAGGATTATTTATGGAG GGTCGGTTAGTGGTGCAAACTGCAAGGAATTGGCAGCAAAACCTGATGTTGATGGCTTTTTGGTTGGTGGTGCTTCTCTAAAG CCTGAGTTCAATGACATTATCAAGTCTGCTGAAGTGAAGAAAAGTGCTTGA